A genomic segment from Bacteroidales bacterium encodes:
- a CDS encoding glycosyltransferase family 4 protein: MKIAQLISSYYPTLGGAEICIHNISEKLTENGYEVIIFTNAGNNVVTPPVKYKIVYIPRMVSRLLKHLPFIGEKYFHYILKKLQKKYQFDLWQVTFGYRFGVYAVDFFNKNNIPCILRCTGGDLNKFPEINYGHRLKPKIEKLVRKKYPLYNGLVALTASVEKEYLGLGIMKEKIKIIPNGVHFKEFEKIPRSNIIRERFGAKENTNLLLTVGRHNSTKGYNLIPKIAKNLIQNGIDFIWLIVGRGHGGFDEKYPNAKELGIYTFEAELSISEDAFSLPSKSLIELYKSADIFVFPTLLETFGMVLVEAMAAGLPIITTDAPGVRDVVEHGKTGLMVPVNNANKMAEEIIKIIQNKTLKETLRQNSLDISEHFYDWGIVANKYVTFYESVIKQLK, from the coding sequence GCACAATTAATAAGTTCATATTATCCAACATTAGGAGGAGCTGAAATATGTATCCATAATATTTCAGAGAAGCTTACGGAAAATGGGTATGAAGTAATTATTTTTACTAATGCTGGAAATAATGTTGTTACTCCTCCAGTGAAATATAAAATTGTATATATACCAAGAATGGTCAGTAGACTTCTTAAGCATTTACCCTTTATTGGGGAAAAGTATTTCCATTATATATTGAAAAAATTGCAAAAGAAATATCAATTTGATCTTTGGCAAGTTACATTTGGTTATAGATTCGGAGTTTATGCTGTAGATTTTTTTAATAAAAATAATATTCCATGTATACTTCGCTGTACAGGTGGTGATCTTAATAAATTTCCTGAAATAAATTATGGTCATAGATTAAAGCCTAAGATTGAAAAATTGGTAAGAAAAAAATATCCGCTTTATAATGGGCTTGTTGCATTGACAGCAAGTGTAGAAAAAGAATATCTGGGCTTAGGTATAATGAAAGAAAAAATTAAAATAATACCTAATGGAGTACATTTTAAAGAATTCGAGAAAATTCCACGAAGTAATATTATCCGTGAGCGTTTCGGCGCTAAAGAGAACACAAATTTGCTGTTAACGGTTGGAAGGCATAATTCTACAAAAGGATATAATCTTATTCCGAAAATTGCAAAGAATTTGATACAAAATGGAATTGATTTTATTTGGCTTATTGTCGGTAGAGGACATGGGGGGTTTGATGAAAAATACCCAAATGCAAAAGAATTAGGGATTTATACTTTTGAAGCAGAGCTTTCGATAAGTGAAGATGCTTTTTCTCTTCCTTCAAAATCTTTGATAGAGTTATATAAATCAGCAGATATTTTTGTTTTTCCAACACTATTAGAAACATTTGGGATGGTTTTAGTAGAGGCTATGGCTGCAGGGCTACCAATAATTACTACTGATGCCCCTGGAGTAAGAGATGTCGTTGAGCATGGTAAAACTGGCCTTATGGTACCAGTAAATAATGCGAACAAAATGGCAGAAGAAATTATTAAAATAATTCAAAATAAAACATTGAAAGAAACTCTTAGACAAAATTCACTTGATATTTCCGAACATTTTTATGATTGGGGAATAGTTGCAAATAAATACGTAACTTTTTATGAATCAGTTATCAAACAACTAAAATGA
- a CDS encoding class I SAM-dependent methyltransferase: MTEKNYTDENGEYLKNNPNLHVEDSPWKAKQIIKMLNRNTINPKSIAEIGCGAGEILNQLYLSMSKDVSFTGYDISSDIINFAKQREKDRLEFKYENFLETNARIDLLLMIDVFEHVDDYLGFLKLCINKAKNMIFHIPLDISVQAILRNKLISERKSVGHLHYFMKETAIATLVDSGYDIVDFFYTAGSLDLPRKTLKSKIAVLPRKLMYNINKDIAAKILGGFSLLVLTK, encoded by the coding sequence ATGACAGAAAAAAATTACACAGACGAAAATGGTGAATATTTAAAAAACAATCCTAATTTGCATGTTGAAGATTCTCCTTGGAAAGCAAAACAAATTATTAAAATGTTAAACCGGAATACAATAAACCCAAAATCTATTGCAGAAATAGGCTGTGGTGCTGGTGAAATTCTTAATCAATTATATCTATCAATGTCCAAGGATGTAAGTTTTACTGGATATGATATTTCAAGTGATATTATAAATTTTGCAAAGCAAAGAGAAAAAGACAGATTAGAATTTAAATATGAGAATTTTTTGGAAACAAATGCAAGGATTGATTTATTGCTCATGATAGATGTTTTTGAGCATGTTGATGATTATTTAGGATTTTTGAAATTATGTATAAACAAAGCGAAAAATATGATATTTCATATTCCGTTGGATATTTCGGTTCAGGCGATATTGAGAAATAAATTAATATCTGAACGAAAATCTGTTGGTCATTTGCATTATTTTATGAAAGAAACAGCAATTGCAACATTGGTTGATTCTGGATATGACATTGTAGATTTCTTTTATACAGCTGGTTCATTGGATTTACCAAGAAAGACACTGAAATCAAAAATTGCTGTTTTACCAAGAAAATTAATGTATAATATAAATAAAGATATTGCAGCAAAAATATTAGGGGGATTTTCATTATTAGTTCTAACAAAATAA